One Perognathus longimembris pacificus isolate PPM17 chromosome 2, ASM2315922v1, whole genome shotgun sequence DNA segment encodes these proteins:
- the Syce1 gene encoding synaptonemal complex central element protein 1 isoform X3, producing MAARPSLASGELTGAADQPEGPQVTGGQDTYTQKIEDLMEMVKKLQKVGTLEPRIEVLINRINEVQQAKKKASEELGEARTVWDALQKELDSLHEEKVRLKEILSKKQETLRIHRLHCQEKENEAQRKHTLLQECKERISSLNSQIEEEKNKQRQLRLDFEQQLETLMDQHKDLWEFHRAERLAREICALDSNKEQLLKEEEKLVEVKLEDVKHRLFSLCGPEGPSTLTEGLFLRSQEAAAAVEMFKEENKKAEELLEAAAQNHQQLQQRCQHLQQKQQRPVLSL from the exons ATGGCGGCCAGGCCCAGTCTGGCTAGTGGAGAGCTCACAGGAGCTGCAGACCAACCTGAGGGGCCCCAAGTGACCGGAG GGCAGGACACGTACACACAGAAAATTGAAGACTTGATGGAAATGGTGAAAAAGTTGCAGAAAG TGGGAACTCTAGAGCCACGGATTGAGGTCCTGATTAACCGAATTAATGAGGTTCAGCAAG caaaaaagaaagccagtgaaGAGCTGGGAGAGGCTAGGACTGTCTGGGATGCTTTGCAGAAGGAACTGGACTCGT TACATGAAGAGAAAGTACGACTGAAAgagatcttgagcaaaaaacaag aaACACTGAGAATCCATCGGCTGCattgccaagaaaaagaaaatgaggcccAGAG GAAGCACACCCTGTTGCAAGAGTGCAAGGAGAGGATTTCTTCTCTGAACTCCCAGATTGAGGAAGAGAAGAACAAACAGAGGCAGCTAAG GTTGGACTTTGAGCAACAGCTGGAGACTCTGATGGACCAACACAAGGACCTCTGGGAATTTCAT AGGGCAGAGCGTCTAGCAAGAGAGATTTGTGCCCTGGACAGCAACAAGGAACAACTGCTAAAAGAAG aag AGAAGCTGGTTGAGGTGAAGCTGGAGGATGTGAAACACCGACTGTTCTCTCTGTGTGGTCCTGAGGGGCCCTCCACCCTCACTGAGGGGCTCTTCCTCCGAAGCCAGGAGGCAGCAGCAGCTGT GGAAATGTTTAAGGAagagaacaagaaagctgaggagCTCCTGGAGGCTGCAGCTCAGAATCACCAACAACTGCAGCAGAGGTGCCAGCATCTACAGCAGAAGCAGCAGAG ACCAGTCCTAAGTCTCTAG
- the Syce1 gene encoding synaptonemal complex central element protein 1 isoform X2, with protein sequence MAARPSLASGELTGAADQPEGPQVTGGQDTYTQKIEDLMEMVKKLQKVGTLEPRIEVLINRINEVQQAKKKASEELGEARTVWDALQKELDSLHEEKVRLKEILSKKQETLRIHRLHCQEKENEAQRKHTLLQECKERISSLNSQIEEEKNKQRQLRLDFEQQLETLMDQHKDLWEFHRAERLAREICALDSNKEQLLKEEKLVEVKLEDVKHRLFSLCGPEGPSTLTEGLFLRSQEAAAAVEMFKEENKKAEELLEAAAQNHQQLQQRCQHLQQKQQRLKEDLERHGPQILAQAQSMQEGATSQKATSPKSLEIREEKDQEPLTKQGLIPS encoded by the exons ATGGCGGCCAGGCCCAGTCTGGCTAGTGGAGAGCTCACAGGAGCTGCAGACCAACCTGAGGGGCCCCAAGTGACCGGAG GGCAGGACACGTACACACAGAAAATTGAAGACTTGATGGAAATGGTGAAAAAGTTGCAGAAAG TGGGAACTCTAGAGCCACGGATTGAGGTCCTGATTAACCGAATTAATGAGGTTCAGCAAG caaaaaagaaagccagtgaaGAGCTGGGAGAGGCTAGGACTGTCTGGGATGCTTTGCAGAAGGAACTGGACTCGT TACATGAAGAGAAAGTACGACTGAAAgagatcttgagcaaaaaacaag aaACACTGAGAATCCATCGGCTGCattgccaagaaaaagaaaatgaggcccAGAG GAAGCACACCCTGTTGCAAGAGTGCAAGGAGAGGATTTCTTCTCTGAACTCCCAGATTGAGGAAGAGAAGAACAAACAGAGGCAGCTAAG GTTGGACTTTGAGCAACAGCTGGAGACTCTGATGGACCAACACAAGGACCTCTGGGAATTTCAT AGGGCAGAGCGTCTAGCAAGAGAGATTTGTGCCCTGGACAGCAACAAGGAACAACTGCTAAAAGAAG AGAAGCTGGTTGAGGTGAAGCTGGAGGATGTGAAACACCGACTGTTCTCTCTGTGTGGTCCTGAGGGGCCCTCCACCCTCACTGAGGGGCTCTTCCTCCGAAGCCAGGAGGCAGCAGCAGCTGT GGAAATGTTTAAGGAagagaacaagaaagctgaggagCTCCTGGAGGCTGCAGCTCAGAATCACCAACAACTGCAGCAGAGGTGCCAGCATCTACAGCAGAAGCAGCAGAG GCTGAAGGAGGACTTAGAAAGGCATGGGCCTCAGATCCTTGCTCAAGCCCAGAGCATGCAAGAAGGGGCCACCTCACAAAAAGCG ACCAGTCCTAAGTCTCTAGAAATCCGTGAGGAGAAAGACCAGGAGCCACTCACCAAGCAGGGCCTGATACCCTCCTAA
- the Syce1 gene encoding synaptonemal complex central element protein 1 isoform X1, with translation MAARPSLASGELTGAADQPEGPQVTGGQDTYTQKIEDLMEMVKKLQKVGTLEPRIEVLINRINEVQQAKKKASEELGEARTVWDALQKELDSLHEEKVRLKEILSKKQETLRIHRLHCQEKENEAQRKHTLLQECKERISSLNSQIEEEKNKQRQLRLDFEQQLETLMDQHKDLWEFHRAERLAREICALDSNKEQLLKEEEKLVEVKLEDVKHRLFSLCGPEGPSTLTEGLFLRSQEAAAAVEMFKEENKKAEELLEAAAQNHQQLQQRCQHLQQKQQRLKEDLERHGPQILAQAQSMQEGATSQKATSPKSLEIREEKDQEPLTKQGLIPS, from the exons ATGGCGGCCAGGCCCAGTCTGGCTAGTGGAGAGCTCACAGGAGCTGCAGACCAACCTGAGGGGCCCCAAGTGACCGGAG GGCAGGACACGTACACACAGAAAATTGAAGACTTGATGGAAATGGTGAAAAAGTTGCAGAAAG TGGGAACTCTAGAGCCACGGATTGAGGTCCTGATTAACCGAATTAATGAGGTTCAGCAAG caaaaaagaaagccagtgaaGAGCTGGGAGAGGCTAGGACTGTCTGGGATGCTTTGCAGAAGGAACTGGACTCGT TACATGAAGAGAAAGTACGACTGAAAgagatcttgagcaaaaaacaag aaACACTGAGAATCCATCGGCTGCattgccaagaaaaagaaaatgaggcccAGAG GAAGCACACCCTGTTGCAAGAGTGCAAGGAGAGGATTTCTTCTCTGAACTCCCAGATTGAGGAAGAGAAGAACAAACAGAGGCAGCTAAG GTTGGACTTTGAGCAACAGCTGGAGACTCTGATGGACCAACACAAGGACCTCTGGGAATTTCAT AGGGCAGAGCGTCTAGCAAGAGAGATTTGTGCCCTGGACAGCAACAAGGAACAACTGCTAAAAGAAG aag AGAAGCTGGTTGAGGTGAAGCTGGAGGATGTGAAACACCGACTGTTCTCTCTGTGTGGTCCTGAGGGGCCCTCCACCCTCACTGAGGGGCTCTTCCTCCGAAGCCAGGAGGCAGCAGCAGCTGT GGAAATGTTTAAGGAagagaacaagaaagctgaggagCTCCTGGAGGCTGCAGCTCAGAATCACCAACAACTGCAGCAGAGGTGCCAGCATCTACAGCAGAAGCAGCAGAG GCTGAAGGAGGACTTAGAAAGGCATGGGCCTCAGATCCTTGCTCAAGCCCAGAGCATGCAAGAAGGGGCCACCTCACAAAAAGCG ACCAGTCCTAAGTCTCTAGAAATCCGTGAGGAGAAAGACCAGGAGCCACTCACCAAGCAGGGCCTGATACCCTCCTAA
- the LOC125345916 gene encoding cytochrome P450 2E1: MAALGITIALLVWIVSLLLISIMKQIHSSWNLPPGPFPLPIVGNFFSLDLKDVPKSFTRLAERFGPVFTLHLGFRRVVVLHGYKAVKEVLLNHKNDFSGRGDIPAFQEYKNKGVIFNNSHTWRDVRRFSLSILRDYGMGKQGNEERIQREAHFLVEELRKTQGQPFDPTFVIGCAPCNVIADILFNRRFDYNDKKVHRLMSLFNEDFYLLSTPWIQLYNNLSSSLRFLPGSHRKVLKNVSEIKQYTLEKAKEHLQSVDYNCPRDVTDCLLVEMEKEKHSEEPVYTMENIAVTLADLFFAGTETTSTTLRYGLLILMKYPEIEEKLHEEIDRVIGPSRIPAVKDRLEMPYMDAVVHEIQRFINLVPSNLPHEATRDTMFRGYRIPKGTVVIPTLDSLLYDNQEFPEPDKFNPEHFLNENGKFKYSDYFKPFSAGKRVCVGEGLARMELFLLLSAILQHFNLKSLVDPKDIDLSPIAVGFGSIPPHYKLCVIPRS, encoded by the exons ATGGCTGCTCTTGGCATCACGATTGCTCTGCTGGTGTGGATTGTCTCCCTCCTGCTCATATCTATCATGAAGCAGATACATAGCAGCTGGAACCTTCCCCCAGGACCTTTCCCACTTCCCATTGTTGGGAATTTCTTCAGTTTGGATTTGAAGGATGTTCCTAAATCATTCACCAGG CTGGCAGAGCGCTTTGGGCCAGTCTTCACTCTGCACCTGGGCTTTCGACGTGTTGTGGTCCTGCATGGCTACAAAGCCGTGAAAGAGGTGCTGCTGAACCACAAGAATGACTTCTCTGGCCGAGGGGACATCCCTGCATTCCAAGAGTATAAGAACAAGG GAGTTATTTTCAACAATTCACACACCTGGAGAGATGTCCGACGGTTTTCCTTGAGCATCCTCCGAGACTATGGGATGGGGAAACAGGGCAATGAGGAACGCATCCAGAGAGAAGCTCACTTCCTAGTGGAGGAGCTCAGGAAGACCCAGG GCCAGCCCTTTGACCCTACTTTTGTCATTGGTTGTGCACCTTGCAATGTCATAGCAGACATTCTCTTCAACAGACGTTTTGATTATAATGACAAGAAGGTTCATAGGCTCATGAGTTTGTTCAATGAGGACTTCTACTTACTAAGCACTCCTTGGATCCAG CTTTATAATAATTTATCGAGCTCCCTACGCTTTCTGCCTGGAAGCCATAGAAAAGTGCTTAAGAATGTGTCTGAAATAAAACAGTACACACTTGAGAAAGCCAAGGAACATCTTCAGTCTGTGGATTACAACTGTCCCCGGGATGTGACTGACTGCCTGCTGGTGGAAATGGAGAAG GAAAAACATAGTGAAGAACCTGTGTACACAATGGAAAATATTGCTGTGACCTTGGCAGACCTGTTCTTTGCAGGGACAGAAACTACCAGTACTACTTTGAGATACGGGCTCCTGATTCTAATGAAATACCCAGAGATTGAAG AGAAACTTCATGAAGAAATTGACAGGGTTATTGGGCCCAGTCGCATCCCTGCTGTCAAAGACAGGCTGGAGATGCCCTACATGGATGCTGTGGTGCATGAGATTCAGAGATTCATCAATCTCGTGCCTTCCAACCTTCCCCATGAAGCAACTCGGGACACCATGTTCCGAGGATACCGGATTCCCAAG GGCACAGTTGTAATTCCAACTCTGGACTCCCTTTTATATGACAACCAAGAATTTCCAGAACCTGATAAATTTAATCCAGAGCACTTTTTGAATGAAAATGGGAAGTTCAAGTACAGTGACTATTTTAAGCCATTTTCTGCAG GGAAGCGGGTGTGTGTCGGAGAAGGCCTGGCTCGCATGGAATTGTTTCTGCTCTTGTCTGCTATCCTGCAGCATTTTAATCTGAAGTCTCTGGTTGACCCAAAGGATATTGACCTTAGCCCTATTGCAGTTGGCTTTGGCAGCATCCCACCACACTACAAACTGTGTGTCATTCCTCGATCATGA